One window of the Benincasa hispida cultivar B227 chromosome 3, ASM972705v1, whole genome shotgun sequence genome contains the following:
- the LOC120074104 gene encoding G2/mitotic-specific cyclin-2-like: protein MAFSDENNANLIKPTSFRPGGGGMEKSGRAFGQEISRVNNNRRALNAINQNSVVNQAYPCVVNKRVLSGKQEICEKKQVDPFHRPITRKFAAQIASSQQLHHPQENNKPNSFLTNSNAFGHSIFVDEDCKTAENDNPVPMFLEKSEPSLPQEASQMEEVEMEDIAEEEDPVINIDNVDSDNPLAVVEYVDDLYAHYRKIESSSCVPPNYMTKQIDINEKMRAILIDWLIEVHDKFDLMGETLFLTVNLIDRFLAQKTVVRKKLQLVGLVSMLLACKYEEVSVPVVGDLILISDKAYSRKEVLEMETVILNCLQFNMSVPTPFVFLQRFLKAAQSDKKLELMAFFLIELSLVEYEMLRFPPSLLAAAAIYTAQCTLTRVDGCWSRTCEWHSSYSEDQLLECSRLMVGFHQKAATGKLTGVHRKYCTSKFNYTAKCEPAHFLLQTQQ from the exons ATGGCGTTTTCCGACGAGAACAATGCCAACTTGATCAAGCCCACTTCATTTCGTCCAG GAGGAGGAGGGATGGAGAAGAGTGGGAGGGCATTTGGGCAGGAGATTAGTAGAGTTAACAATAATCGGAGAGCTCTTAATGCCATTAATCAGAATTCTGTGGTGAATCAAGCTTACCCATGTGTTGTTAACAAGAGAGTCCTCTCAgg AAAGCAAGAGATTTGCGAGAAGAAGCAGGTTGATCCATTTCATAGACCCATTACAAG GAAGTTTGCTGCTCAAATTGCTAGTAGTCAACAGCTTCATCATCCTCAG GAAAATAATAAGCCTAACTCATTTCTTACAAACTCAAATGCATTTGGACATTCCATATTTGTAGACGAGGATTGCAAAACAGCAGAAAATGACAATCCAGTTCCTATGTTCTTGGAGAAATCAGAACCATCATTGCCTCAGGAAGCAAGCCAGATG GAGGAGGTTGAAATGGAGGATAtagcagaagaagaagacccGGTAATCAACATTGACAATGTAGATTCCGACAACCCGCTTGCCGTTGTCGAGTACGTGGATGATCTCTACGCTCACTATAGAAAAATTGAG AGTTCAAGCTGTGTTCCCCCAAATTACATGACCAAACAAATTGACATTAATGAGAAGATGAGAGCTATACTAATTGATTGGCTTATAGAGGTTCATGACAAGTTTGATCTCATGGGAGAAACTTTGTTTCTCACTGTGAATCTCATAGACAGATTTTTGGCACAAAAAACAGTAGTGAGAAAGAAGCTTCAGCTGGTTGGTTTGGTTTCTATGCTATTAGCTTGCAAATATGAGGAAGTTTCTGTCCCTGTTGTGGGTGATTTGATTCTTATTTCTGATAAAGCTTACTCTAGAAAGGAAGTTCTTGAAATG GAGACAGTAATACTCAACTGTTTGCAGTTTAATATGTCAGTTCCCACACCCTTTGTTTTCCTCCAAAGGTTCCTTAAAGCTGCTCAATCTGACAAAAAG CTCGAACTAATGGCATTCTTCTTGATCGAACTCTCGCTCGTCGAGTATGAAATGCTGAGGTTCCCACCCTCTCTGCTAGCGGCGGCAGCAATTTACACAGCGCAATGTACTCTCACCAGAGTCGATGGTTGTTGGAGCCGAACCTGCGAGTGGCATTCCAGCTACTCAGAAGATCAGCTCCT AGAATGCTCGAGACTAATGGTGGGGTTCCATCAAAAGGCGGCGACGGGGAAACTCACCGGAGTTCATAGGAAGTACTGTACATCAAAATTTAACTACACGGCAAAATGTGAACCTGCACATTTTCTTTTGCAGACTCAGCAATAG